GGCTATCTCGCTGGCGTGCGAGTGCAGATCGGTGGCCAAGCTCTCGATGCTCTCACCTGCCTTGACCTCGTGGAAGCGCCAGTTGGCGCGCTTGTCTTCGGGGACGTTCTTGAGGCGTTCTGTGTAGAGATCCTTCGTTCCGGGCGGGATGTGAAGGTCGAAGGAGATGTCGCTTGCGGTGCGAAGACGAAGGAGTGCGGGGTTGAGCGCGACAAGTTCCGCGACGGAGCTGTTAGTGACATCGGCCACGAGGCGGAGGTCGATGGCATAGGAGACGTTGACGGTGTCGTAGATGATGGCGGGGCTTGGAACAAGCTTGTTGAGGCCATACCTCTCGGGGTTCTTGGCCATGATGACGGCTGCGAGGATCTGCGGGACGTAGGCACGCGTCTCCTTGGGCATGACGTTGCGGCGATAGAGCTCCCAGTAGTCGGCATACCCGGTGCGCATGACGGCTTTCTGGATATTGCCTGGACCCCAGTCGTAGGCGGCCATGGCGAGATACCAGTCGCCGAACTGCTTATAGAGGGACTTGATGTAGCGGGCGTAGGCGCGGGAAGATTTCTCGGGATCGAAGCGGTAGTCGAAGTAGCCGTTGCGGGTGAGGCCGTACTCCGGCGCGGTGTAGGTCATGAACTGCCACATGCCTCCGGCTCCGGAGCCTGCGTTCACGACCTGGGGCTGGAAGCCGGACTCGGCCACGGCTAGATAGATGAGGTCCTGTGGGACACCTTCTTCCTTGAGGACATTCTGAATGAGGCCACGATACTTGCCGACACGCTGGAGGGATGCGGCCATGTGGCGGCGGAAGCTCTCGGAGTTGGAGAAGACGTTGATGTAGCCGGCGACCTGATCATTGATGACGAGGGGGAGATCGGATGTGATGTTGAGTTCGGAGTTGAGGCGGGCGACGAGCTCGGGGTTGGGTGCGAAGGTGAGCTCTTCGGCGGTGGCGAGGGGAGCTTCTTCGAGTGGAGGCGAGAAGCCGTTGCCTTGCTTGAGCGCCGCGAGCTCGAGCGCATTGACGGCATTGAGAAGGTGCTCGATCTCGTCGGAGAGGAGAGGTTCGGTCTTGACGTCGATGCCGCTGGTGAGGAGCATGTCGACGGCGAAGTCGAAGTCAGTGCGGGCGGCTTCGAGGCGGCCGTTCTGGTAGTTGGTGACGCCGCTCTTATAGGAGCGTTCGGCGTTGGCGATCAGTTGCTGAACCTTGTAGCTGTTATTGCTCGATTGCGCGGTGTCGGCTGTGGATGGCGTCTGTTGTTGCGGCTTAGCAGGGGTGAGGGTGGGCGCGGTGGCCGTCGAGGCGGTCTTGCCCGGTGCGGCCGATGTCGTGGCGGGATCACCGGGGCATCCGGTAAGGAGGAGCAGCGGGGCGCAGGCCGCTACGAGCGACCAACGCAAGAACAGCTTACTTACCGTCATGCGCGTACCTCTGGAATCCCTGGGGCAACTGTGTCTCCTGATGCGGCGCGAACGAGCTTCGCAGTCCGCACCTGATTGTAAGACGTTCGGCGTGGATGGAGGGCAGAGGCGAGTGAAGGAAGGGTGGTGTCAGGCCCAGAGAAATATTCGTGTGGCGATCGGGAAACCCGCATCCAACGGCTTAGATTAGCCCGGGATCTAATTTCACGATCAAGTTGTACCAAGGAGAAACATATGATGGGACACGGCATCATCATGACGATCATCATCGGCTTCATCGTCGGCATCATTGCGAAGATGATCATGCCCGGTAAAGACCCTGCGGGATTCATCATGACCGCGCTTATCGGGATCGTGGGAAGCTTCCTAGGAACGTTCATTGGCCGGGCCATCGGGCACTATGGGCCAGATCAGGGTGCGGGCTGGCTGATGTCCATCTTTGGCGCGCTGATTCTACTCGGGATCTATCACCTGATGACGCGACGGTCTTCGGTGGTTTAGCTGCGGCCTAGCAGGGCGGGGTCCGTGGGGTGCCGGTGATATCCTTGAAGATCGAGGCATTTCACACCGCATGGACCCGAGTCACATCCGCAATTTCGCGATCATCGCGCATATCGATCATGGCAAGTCCACCCTTTCGGACCGTCTCCTTGAGTTGACGGGCTCGCTGACGACCCGCGAGATGCAGGCGCAGGTTCTCGACGCGATGGACCTCGAGCGCGAGCGCGGGATCACGATCAAGGCTCACACCGTCCGGATGATGTACAAGGCCGACGACGGCGACATGTACCAACTCAACCTGATCGATACGCCTGGACACGTGGACTTTTCCTACGAGGTGTCGCGTTCGTTAGCTTCGTGCGAAGGCGCGCTTCTTGTGGTGGATGCTTCGCAGGGCGTAGAGGCGCAAACGCTGGCCAACGCGTACCTGGCGATCTCGAACGGCCTGGAAATTCTGCCGATCATTAACAAGATCGATCTGCCATCAGCCGATATCGAGCGGACGAAGGCGATGATCGAGAAGTCGGTCGGGCTCCCGGCGGATGATGCGATCGCGGTGTCGGCGAAGACTGGGCTGAACGTGGCCTCGATTCTCGAGGCCGTGGTGACGCTTCTGCCTCCGCCGAAGGGGAATGCGGATGCTCCGCTGCAGGCCCTGATCTTCGACTCGTGGTTCGATGCGTATCGCGGCGTGATCGTGCTGGCGAGGATCATCAATGGGAAGCTGCGCAAGGGGATGAAAATCCGGCTGATGTCGAACGGGAAGACGTTCGAGGTCGAGAGCATGGGCGTCATGACGCCGAAGCCGGTCGTTCTGGAAGAGTTGAGCGCGGGTGAGGTCGGTTTCTTCGTCGCGACGATCAAGAATGTAGCGGATACGAAGGTGGGCGACACTATTACAGAGGACGCTCGACCCTGCGCGGACATGTTGCCGGGGTTCGAAGACATCAAGTCGATGGTGTTCGCTGGACTTTATACCGTCGACTCGCATGAGCATGCGCTACTGCGGGATGCGTTGGAGAAGTTGCGGCTGAACGATGCGAGCTTCTCATTTGAGCCGGAGTCCTCGGCGGCGCTTGGTTTTGGGTTCCGCTGTGGGTTTCTTGGGCTTCTGCATCTGGAGATCATTCAGGAGCGGCTGGAGCGAGAGTACTCGCTCGACCTGATCACGACGGCTCCGGGCGTGCGGTACAAGATCACGATGACGGATGGCAGCGAGTTGGAGGTCGACAACCCTTCGCGGTGGCCTGACCCGACGGAGATTGAGACAGTCGAAGAGCCGGTGATCGTTGCGAAGATCCTGACGAACGAAGAGTATGTCGGGAACATTCTGAAGCTGGTTGAAGATAAGCGCGGGCGGCAGAAGAATATTGAGTACGTTTCCGAGACGCGGGTGATGCTGACCTACGAGCTTCCGCTGAACGAGATCGTGTTGGACTTCTACGACAAGCTGAAGAGCGTCTCGCGTGGGTACGCGTCGCTCGACTACAACCTCGCCGGGACGTGGATCTCGCCGATGGTGAAGATGGATATCCTGATCGGCGGGGAGCCGGTCGATGCGCTCTCGATCATCGTGCATCGCGACTTTGCGTACGACCGGGGCAAGGCCCTCGTGTCGAAGATGCGGGAGCTGATTCCGCGGCAGATGTTTGAAGTGGCGATCCAGGCGGCGATCGGGGCGAAGGTGATTGCGCGCGAGACGGTGACGGCGATTCGGAAGAACGTGATCGCGAAGTGCTACGGCGGGGATATCAGCCGTAAGCGCAAGCTGCTCGATAAGCAGAAGGAAGGCAAGAAGAGGATGAAGCGGATCGGCAAGGTCGACATTCCGCAGGAGGCCTTCCTTGCCGTGTTGAAGGTTGGAGAGGACTGATGACGCTGGAGCTTCCGGAAGGGCCGTTCGCCGCCTACCTGTTCGACTGCGATGGGACGATCGTGGACTCGATGCCTCTGCACTACATTGCGTGGAAGAAGGCTCTTGGCGAGTGGAACTGCGAGTTTGAAGAGCAGACGTTCTACTCGTGGGGCGGGATGCCGGTGGTGGAGATCATCCGGTCGCTGAACGAGATGAATGGGCTAGCGATGCCGGTGGAGGAACTGCATCATCGGAAAGAAGGCCTGTACTACGAGATGCTCGGCGACCTACACGGCGTGCCCGAGGTGATTGAGCATGTACACGCGAGTCATGGGAAGATTCCGTTCGCGGTGGTGTCGGGGAGTACGCGGCAGAGCGTGGTGAAGTCGCTCGAAGTGCTCGGGATTCTCGATAAGTTCGATGTGCTTGTGTGCGCGGGGGAGTACTCGAAGGGCAAGCCGGATCCGGAGCCGTTCTTGCTGGCGGCGGAGAAGCTTGGGGTTTCTGCCAAGGACTGCCTGGTGTTTGAGGATACGGACATGGGAATCCAGTCGGCTACGGCGGCGGGGATGAAGTCGGTGAAGGTGATGCAACCGTGGGAGCGGGGAGCTCGATAGTTACGCTTCTTTATGCCTCCCTGATGGCTCGTGCCGGACGATGAGGCATGAGCGTATTACGGACAGGGCGTAGGACGAGTGGCGAGGAAGAAGCGGTTGCTGGGGCGTCCGGCTTTCTGAAGACGGGGCGAGGCAAGCAGATCTTTCTTATCTTCGTAAAAAAGCGCGCGGACTCAGGTGGCTCGCGGGCATCGGTTGAGGAGTCCTTCCTGAAAGAGGCGGTGCTTCCCTGGATGCTCAGCTTCGGGGCGTTCGTGATCCTTGTGCTGGTCTTTGCGTTCTTCTTCCAACGCGCCTGATAATTTTGCCGGTCTCGTCGATCCGCTGTCTTGACAATCCATTTGGCGAACAGTGTAGTGGGACGCATGAACTTCGCGTTGATGATCGTGCTTGCGCTTCAGATGGTGGCTGGCGGTAGCCCGTCGGCTGCGAACTCTTCCGTGGTCCAGCCACAGGGGTCGCATGGGGTGCGGAATGAGCAGTATGGATTGATGCTGCGGCCCCGCGATGCGAGTAATAAGGATGGGGAGCCGATCGTGCTCTATCCCTATGAGACGTGGAAGTGCATGGCGTGGAAGTTCGAGAGCGCGCAGGATGGGGTGCGTCTGGTGAACTACTTCACGAGCAAGTCGTTTGAGGTGCAGGCTGTGGGCGGTACTTCGGTGGTCGCGCAGAAGCCTGCGACTCCAGAGGCACGGGAGAAGGAGACGATGCACTTCGTCGCGGTCGAGGCTGGGTTGTACAAGATCGAGGTGCAGGGCGGAGCGGGTGTGTTGACGGCGGTGGACAGTGATGGCCGTGGGGATATCCGTGTGGTAGTGCAGCCGTGGAAGCAGACGGCGGCGCAGAAGTGGCAGCTGGTGGATCTTCCGGATCACTTCACGGCTTAGTCAGCGGCGCTTGCCTTTGCCCTTTTTCGCCTTGTTCCGTTCGCGAGTCTTTGACTTGGCGGACTTCTTTGGCTTGCCAGTGCGGGTGGGGCTCAAATGCTTTGTTGGTTCGATGGCTGGGGTCGCGCGTTCCATGCCAATGAGGGCGAACTGGAGGCGGCGCTGCTGGCGGTCGATGCGGTCTAGCAGGACGCGGACTCGCATGCCCATCTTGAAGATGCTGCCGGAGCGGGTGCCGACGATCTGGCGGTCGGTGTCGCGGAAGATGAAGCGGTCTTCTTCGGTGCGGCGGCCTCTTTGGCCTTCTAAATTGCCTAAAGAGGCGAGGGGAACGAGGCCTTCGATGAAAAGGTCGTCCAGCTCGACGAAGAAGCCGTATTTCGTGCAGGAGAGGATGACGGCGGAGAAGTCTTCGCCGACGCGGTCCTGCATGAAGCGCATCTTCTTCCATTCCATGAGTTCGCGTTCGGCGTCGTCAGCGCGGCGTTCGGATTGACTGGACTCGGTGGAGATGGCGGCTAGTTCGGGCTCGGGGATGGGTTCGAACTCGTAGGTCGGGCGTGGGTTGTGTTTGGTCTTCCTGCCGGATGCGGCGGCGGCTTTGGTAGCCCAGGGTTGCGGATCGTCCGAGCGGATGGGGCCGCCGTTGCGGTCGGCTCCCTCGTCCATGAGGGCGCGGAGGAGGCGGTGGACGATAAGGTCTGGGTAGCGGCGGATGGGGGAGGTGAAGTGGGTGTAGCTCGGGCTGGCGAGGGCGAAGTGGCCTACGTTCTGTTCGGAGTAGCGGGCCTGCTTCAATGACCGGAGCATGAGGAAAGCGAGGATGCGCTCTTCGGGGGTTCCTGCGATCCTTGCGGTCAGTCGCTGGTACATCTGCGGAGTGACGGGGATCTCTTCGGTGGTGACCTCGTGGGTGCGGGCCTGCTTGCCGGAGCCTCGTGCGTCGCGGCGGTCGGCCTTCATCTGGACGCGCTGGACGGGGAGGCTGGTAAGGCCGAGCGAGTAGCCGAAGGTTCCGGCAGTCTCCTCGAAGTCGACGATGCGCTTGGGGTCGGGCATCTCGTGGATGCGGTAGATGCTTGGGGCGAGGGCTTCGAGCCAGGTGGCGACGCACTCGTTGGCGGAGAGCATGAACTCTTCGATGAGGCGGTGCGACCAGCCGCGCTCGGAGCGGACGATGGAGGCCATGTTGCCGTTGGGGTCGAAGTGGATGACCGGCTCGGGGAGGTCGAAGTCGATCGAGCCCCGGCGGCGGCGCTTGGCGTTGAGGATCAAGGCGAGGGTGTGCATCTGTTCGAAGACGCCGGCGAGGTCGGGGCGGGTGAGGAGAACCTCTTCGGCCATGGCGCGGGCTTCGGGTGTGGGTTGGGCCTCGGTGTTGGCGCAGTCGAGGATGGCCTGGACCTGGGTGTAGGTCATGCGGCGGGCGGAGCGGATGATGCCTTCGGTGACGCGGTAGGAAAGGATCTCGCCGCGTGCGTCGATGTGCATGATGCAGGAGAGGACAAGGCGGTCTTCGTCCGGGCGGAGCGAACACATGCCGGAGGAGAGCTGTGGGGGGAGCATGGGGACGGCGCGGTCGGGGAAGTAGACGCTCGTGCCGCGGAGGCGGGCTTCGAGGTCGAGGTCGGTGCCGGGGCGGACGTAGTGACTGACGTCGGCGATGTGAACTTGCAACTGCCAAGTTCCGTCGGGGTGGTGGGTGACGTGGACGGCGTCGTCGAAGTCTCGGGCGGTTTCGCCGTCGATGGTGACGATCTTGAGGTCGCGGAAATCTTCCCGTTTTACCAGCTCAGCTTCATCGAGGGTATCGACCGTTTGGGATGAGGAGGCGGTGGCTTCGGCTAAAACGTTCGTCGGGAAGACGTGGGGAATATGGTGCTTACGGATGACGATTTCGACGTCGACACCAAAGGCGTCGGGTGGTCCGAGGACTTCGATGACACGGCCTTTTGCGGGGCGGCCCGGGAGGGGAAAGTCGGTGATCTCTACGTCTACGGCGAGGCCTTCCAACGGCTCACGGAGTTCGGGGTCGTGCCAGTCGAAGGCTGCGGCGCGGGCTTCTTCGCCGAGGACGCGGTGGGGGGTATTGGCTTCGTCGGCCAGGGGGAGTTCGAGGCCTTCGGGGATGAGGATGGGCTGAGAGATGCGCTCGTCGAGGGGGGTGACGTAGTTGCCGTTGATGAGGGGGGCGTTCTCCCATGTGCTGCGGCGGCGGGTGCGGGCGTAGTGGAAGATGCCGACGACCGTCGGGTTGCGGCGGGTGAGCACGCGGGCGATGCGTCCGGAGCGGCGGCCGTCGCGGCCTCGGGGAGCTTCGTCGACGAGGACGATATCGCCCTGCATGGCTCCGTTGATCTCGTTCGGCGGGATGAAGAGGTCGTCGTCGCGGTTGGAGCTGCCTTCGGGGCGGACGAAGCCGAAGCCGTCGCGGTGGAGGTCGAGTCGGCCTGTGAGGAGGTTGTCGCGGGTGGCTCGGTGTTCTTTTGGGAGGTCCGTGGAGGCAGCTTTCGCGGCGCGGGCGGTCTTTTCGGGGGTGGCGGCGGGGAGGGACCACTGCTCGGCGTCTATCTTGACGAGCTCGCCACGGGCGGTGATGCGGGCCAACTGTTCGAGGAGGAGGCGGCGCTCTCGCCCCCCGCCGAGGCCGAGTTCGCGAACGAGTTGCTTGTAGCCGGCGCGGTGGTTCGGGGAGCGCTCGATGCGGCGGATGAGGTCGCGGTCGGTCTGGGGGTAAGGGGTGGACGGCATTTGAGTTCAGGATAGCTGTGACGGGGATGATTCCGTGTATCCCACATCTCAGAATCGCGATGCAGGGCACCCGTGTTTGTTCCGGATCGATGAACAGCTACTTGGCAGAAAGGATTTTGGCGGCTTCGGCGAGGGTGGTGCCGGGTGGGATGGGTTGGAAGTTGGTTTTGACTTCGTCGGTTTCCTCGCCGATGGTCTTGAACAGAAGAGCGCGGCCGTCGATGTGGACATGAGTTTCGATGATTTGCCAGACGCCGGGGGATAGTTCGCGACGTTCGACATTGAAGGTCCCACCCTGCTTGAGTCTGCCAAAAAGTCCGTAGCCGAAGTCGACCTCGTGAGCGAGGGTTCCGCGGATGGTGGCGATGCGGTGCTGCTTCTTGTCGACGATGAGGTCGCCCATCATGGCAGAGAGGACACGCGATTCGTAGTCAGGGGCCTTGAAGTTGGGGTCGGGGTCGAAATGGAGGTCGATAGACTCAGCGTTCTCGTTGACGACCTTCCAGAGGAAGGCCTTGGGGAGAAGGTTGAGGAGTTTCTCAGCGGATTCGTCGTCGTGTACGCTGTCACGTTTTTTCTTGGCCTGGGCGTGGGCGTCGGTGATGTAGTCCTGGATGCGGGCTGTTTCGGCTCGCTGCTCGTCGGCGGTAAGAGGGCGGCCGGAGAGTTGGATCTTGCGCTTGAGGTCGCCCTGGGTGGTGTCGACAACGTCGTAGACGCTGTCGTTGTCCTGCTTCTCGGACATGCGGTAGTGCCAGAGAGAATGGTCGTCGCGATCGGCGGCGATCTCGACTTCGACGGCGCGCTGGACGAGGGATTGCGCTTCGGGGCTTTGCTGGGCTCTGAGGATCGGGAATGCGCAGGCGCAGAGGGCGAGGATCAGGGTGACGCGACGCATCCGCATACGGTTGATGAGACGCGCATGATGGCTGGAGGTTTGCGTGGAGGCGCTCGTTTGGGCCACTAGGCGGTGTGCTCCGCCGGTTTGAAGGAGAGGCGGACCTGGCGTTTGCCGAGGCGGAGGACAGGAGCATCGCCGAGGGCTTCGCGGGTGATGGTGCGGGTCGTGAGCTTCTCGCCATTGAGACTGACGGCGTTTTCGGTGATCTTGCGTGTGGCTTCTCCTGCGGACGTGGCTAGTCCGGAGAGGACGAGAAGCTTGGGGACTCGGACTTCGTTCGTCGTCGGGTCGGAGAGGCCTTCGGTCGTGAGGGCGACGGAGACGGTGGGGATATCTTCAGCGATGCCACGCTGCTGGAACTGCTTGGACCAGTTTTCGGCTGCTGCGTCGGCTTCTTCGAAAGAATGAAAGGTGGTGACGAGGAAGTGGGCCAGGTTTTTCTTGGCCTGCATGGGATGCAGGGCGCCGGTAGCGATCTCCGACTCCATGTTTTCAATCTGGCTCGTCGAGAGGTCGGTGAGAAGGGTGTAGAAGCGCCACATGAGTTCGTCGGAGATGCTCATGACCTTGCCGTACATCTCGGGGGCGGGTTCGTGAATGCCTATGGCGTTGCCATAGGACTTCGACATCTTCTGAACGCCGTCGAGGCCTTCGAGGATGGGGACCATGAGGATGCTCTGCTGCGGCTGGCCGAAGTGCTTCTGGAGGTCACGACCGCGCATGAGGTTGAACTTCTGGTCGGTGCCTCCGAGTTCGACGTCGCACTCGAGGGCGACGGAGTCGTAGCCCTGGGCGATGGGGTAGATGAGCTCGTGGAGTGCGATGGGCTGCTCGGCGTGGAAGCGCTTGGTGAAGTCCTCGCGCTCGAGCATCTGCGAGACGGTGAACTGTGCCATGAGCTTGACCATGTCGTAGTAGCTGAGCTTGTCGAGCCACTCGGAGTTGTAGCGGACCTCGGTCTTTTCGGGGTCAAGGATCTTGAAGACCTGCTGCTTGTAGGTTTCGGCGTTGGCGGCGATCTGCTCGCGGGTGAGGGGCTTGCGGGTGACGTTGCGGCCGGTAGGGTCGCCGATGAGGGCGGTGCCGTCGCCGATGAGGAAGATGACGGTGTGGCCGAGGAGTTGGAAGTGGCGGAGCTTGCGGATGAGGACGGTGTGGCCGAGGTGGAGGTCGGGTGCGGTGGGATCGAAGCCGGCCTTGATGCGGAGGGGCTTGCCAGACGCGAGAGACTGGGCGAGGCGCTCCTTGAGGGCCTCGAGCGGGAGGATCTCGGCGGCGCCCTTGGTGATGAGGTCGAGCTGGTCTTCGATGGGGCGGAAGGCGTGCGTGGCGGGCAGATCGGACATGGTTACCTTTGTTCCGGTTGGCAGCCAGCAGGGGCCGCCGCGTGGGCGTTATTTCAAGTATATGCGGCGATGTGGGGCCGACTTAGGTATCGGAACCAATGCGTGGTGCGGAAACAGGCGTTGAGGGTTGCATAAGCGGCCTATAATAGCCTATGGCAATCGATCGTCCCGGCTCCCCGAAGGCTGGGGGAGAGATGTTCGATGTGACAGGCGGCGCCGGGGTGGCGACCGTGCCGGATGCTGCTGGTGGCAGCTCAACTGTCGTGAGTTCCGAAGCGGGAATTGAGATGGAAGCGGCGCTGCCGGCGGTTGCGCCGATGCAGCCCGTTGGGTCGCCCGAGGCGATTGCGATTCGGGATCTGGATGAGCCGAGTGGAAGCTTCACTGGGGCTGTGCCGCAGGCGGAGATATCTCTGCGGGAGGGTGAGTCCGCAGCGAAGAATCTTTCGGGATTCTCGGAATCCGACGTTCGCGAGGTCGATGAAAACTTTGTAAGGCTTCTGCGCACGGTGCGCGAGAACCGTCCGCACGATGACCTTGAGATTATTCGCAAGGCGTGGTCGTTCTGTCTGCAGCAGCACGAGGGGCAGAAGAGACGGAGCGGCGAAGCGTATGTGATTCATCCGCTGGAAGTGGGGCAGTTGCTGGCGGAGTTGAAGATGGACTCGACAGCGATTGCGGCGGGGCTTCTGCATGACGCGGTCGAGGATACGGATGTGACTTCGCCGGAGATCGCGGTGAAGTTCGGCGAGCAGGTGGCGCACATCGTCGAGGGAGTGACGAAGCTCGACAAGATCAAGTTCGCAAACCGTGAGGATCACCAGGCAGAGAACATCCGCAAGATGCTTCTGGCGATGGTCACGGATGTCCGGGTGGTCATCATCAAGCTGGCGGATCGGCTGCATAACATGCGGACGCTGAAGCATCTACCGGTCGAGAAGCAGCAGAAGATCGCGCGGGAGACGCTGGACATCTATGCTCCGCTGGCGCATCGGCTTGGTATGGGCAAGCTGCGCGGAGAGCTTGAGGATCTTGCGTTCCGGTATACCGACCCGTATGCGTACGAGCAGGTTTCGACGGAGGTCGATGCGCTGCGGGGCGAGGGTGAGACATTCCTGCATAAGGTGGTGAAGGAGCTTGAGGAGAAGCTTCGGGAGCATGGGATCAAGGGGCGGGTCGAGTCGCGGATCAAGAGGCTTTACTCGATCCAGCAGAAGCTCTCGACGCAGAAGATTCCGGTGGACCAGGTGTACGACCTGTTCGCGCTGCGGGTGATTTGTAACTCGGTGCAGGACTGCTACGCGCTGCTTGGGTTGCTGCACTCGATCTGGCGACCAGTTCCGGGGCGGATCAAGGACTTCATCGCGATGCCGCGGTCGAATGGGTACCAATCGCTCCATACGACGCTGATTGCGCCGGGTGGACACCAGTTCGAGGTGCAGATTCGCACGGAGGATATGCACCGTATCGCCGAGGAGGGGATCGCGGCGCACTGGAAGTACAAGGCGAGCGATAACGTCACGGCGAAGGACGAGCAGAGGCTGGTTTGGGTAAGGCAGATGCTCGACTGGCAGAGGGAGATGAGCGATCCGAACGAGTTCATGTCCACGCTGAAGATGGATATGTATCCGGAGGAGGTTTACACGTTTACGCCGAAGGGCAAGGTTGTCGTGCTGCCGAAGGATGCGAGCCCGATCGACTTCGCGTATGCGATTCATACCGAGGTTGGGAATACGACTACAGGTGCGAAGGTGAATGGACGCATCGTTCCGCTGCGGACTCGGCTTCGGAATGGCGACATTGTCGAGATCTCGACGCAGGCTGGACATGCTCCGAGTAGAGATTGGCTGAGCTTTACGAAGAGCTCGCGCGCTCGGAACAAGATCAAGCACTGGCTCAATGAGCACCAGCGGGAACGCGCGATCGAGATCGGCAGGAAGCTGCTGGAGCGCGAGGCGCGGAAGTACAAGATGGTGCTGAGCAAATACCACGAGGCGGACTATGACAAGGTCGCGAGTGAGTATGGGCTTGGGACGCAGGCGGAGCTTCTCGCGGGAATCGGGTTTGGGAAATACTCTTCGCGGCAGGTTTTGAATAAGCTGGAGCCGGGTTCGACGCTGGCCGCGGAGCCTGTGGCGCCGGAGGGTGGGGTTGGGAACGCGATCGGGCAGATGTCCGATGCGGTGAAGCGGGTTTTCTTTGGCAAGGGATCGGACTCGCTGCAGGTGGAGGGGCAGGATGATCTGCTCGTTTATCGGGCTCGATGTTGCAATCCGATTCGGGGAGAAGAGATCGTCGGTTATGTGACGCGAGGCAAGGGTGTCGCGGTGCATGCGCGGTCGTGTCCGAATGTGCAGAACCTGCTATACGAGTCGGATCGGCGGATCCAGGTGGAGTGGTCTTCGCCTCCGGCTGAAGCAGGTGCGGTGAAGGCGCAGACGTATCCAGTGAAGCTGACCGTTCTTTGCGACGATCGGACAGGCATGCTGAAGGAGTTTACCGCCATCATTTCAGATGATGGAACGAATATCCGGAGCGTGGATTCGAAGCCTACGGCCGATGGGAATGCGATCGTCGACTTCGTGGTGGAGACAGTGGATGTGCGGCATTTGAATCGGCTGGTGCTGAACCTGCGTAAGGTGCCCGGGGTGAGGGACGTGCATCGGGTTACGAAGATCTAGGGTACCCCCCCCTCCCCATTGCCTGGGCGCAAGCCCTTTCGTTTGAATGGCTTACCGGGAGTGATCTGGTGTAAACCATTGCAAAGACAGGCACTTAGCCGCAAAAATTAGCAAACAAAGGACTTAGCCCCGCTTCGGCCGGTGTCCGACGAATCATTTTCGTCTTTGATCTCCTTTCGGTCCTTCATTTCTACTATTTATTTTATGGAATCGACCATAACTAAAAGGACATCTCCATCTTATTTAGAATGTGTGAGTTAGGTCGATTCAGGGCTTGACATGCGAATTTGCCTGTAATTTCGCATGCTTTTCTCCAAATTTATTTTGGCGTCATACGAAAATCGCGGAGCTCATTGGGCGCTTTTGGGGGTGCGGGAGGCGTTGCTCCCATGCCCGTCAGGGGTATAGGAGGTGCACGGGCTTTTGAATCAGCTGGTTCTTAAATTGCGGAAGGTGCCTGTTGCCCAAGTTGAAAGACGTGCGCGGGTGATGAGGATCCAGTTGTTGAATTCAATTACGGCTACTGGCGGGCCGCATGGGAATCCCGGCGCTGGACGGTCCAGACTTTTACCTGAAACCACTCATCATAAGAAGTTACCGGCTGCAGGGATAGCGACGGCTCAGACAGGCGATCTTTCAGCCAGATATCGCGGCTCGGATCGGTCAGAAGCGTGAAGTTGTTGTCAGCGGAGAGAATGTCTTCGAAGGATAGAATGTCGTCCTTTGCCAAGCCTGCGTTCTTCCAATTCTCCATCAGATGCTGAAGAGAGTGATCTTCCATGGATGCGCGAGGGGAACGGTCATATGTTCGATCCAGCAGGTAAACATAGTGATGCGTGGGATCATATGCCCTTAGTAGCAGGAACGTCGGCATGAAGGTGACGACAATCGTCTTCTC
This genomic window from Granulicella sibirica contains:
- a CDS encoding lytic transglycosylase domain-containing protein; this translates as MTVSKLFLRWSLVAACAPLLLLTGCPGDPATTSAAPGKTASTATAPTLTPAKPQQQTPSTADTAQSSNNSYKVQQLIANAERSYKSGVTNYQNGRLEAARTDFDFAVDMLLTSGIDVKTEPLLSDEIEHLLNAVNALELAALKQGNGFSPPLEEAPLATAEELTFAPNPELVARLNSELNITSDLPLVINDQVAGYINVFSNSESFRRHMAASLQRVGKYRGLIQNVLKEEGVPQDLIYLAVAESGFQPQVVNAGSGAGGMWQFMTYTAPEYGLTRNGYFDYRFDPEKSSRAYARYIKSLYKQFGDWYLAMAAYDWGPGNIQKAVMRTGYADYWELYRRNVMPKETRAYVPQILAAVIMAKNPERYGLNKLVPSPAIIYDTVNVSYAIDLRLVADVTNSSVAELVALNPALLRLRTASDISFDLHIPPGTKDLYTERLKNVPEDKRANWRFHEVKAGESIESLATDLHSHASEIAEANGLSLSDSLAAGDKLVIPIAGPASSTNQQRYVARRGDTLVTIADRFNISTEDLRRWNTLSSRAIKPGRTLNVAEPIRRASYAGRRGNARGRGNPRGSRLSRTSKSSGRSSSRASRSAGATSAHSSKAASHASSSKTSHARASTPSAKTKRRSGR
- a CDS encoding HAD family hydrolase, whose translation is MTLELPEGPFAAYLFDCDGTIVDSMPLHYIAWKKALGEWNCEFEEQTFYSWGGMPVVEIIRSLNEMNGLAMPVEELHHRKEGLYYEMLGDLHGVPEVIEHVHASHGKIPFAVVSGSTRQSVVKSLEVLGILDKFDVLVCAGEYSKGKPDPEPFLLAAEKLGVSAKDCLVFEDTDMGIQSATAAGMKSVKVMQPWERGAR
- the lepA gene encoding translation elongation factor 4; amino-acid sequence: MDPSHIRNFAIIAHIDHGKSTLSDRLLELTGSLTTREMQAQVLDAMDLERERGITIKAHTVRMMYKADDGDMYQLNLIDTPGHVDFSYEVSRSLASCEGALLVVDASQGVEAQTLANAYLAISNGLEILPIINKIDLPSADIERTKAMIEKSVGLPADDAIAVSAKTGLNVASILEAVVTLLPPPKGNADAPLQALIFDSWFDAYRGVIVLARIINGKLRKGMKIRLMSNGKTFEVESMGVMTPKPVVLEELSAGEVGFFVATIKNVADTKVGDTITEDARPCADMLPGFEDIKSMVFAGLYTVDSHEHALLRDALEKLRLNDASFSFEPESSAALGFGFRCGFLGLLHLEIIQERLEREYSLDLITTAPGVRYKITMTDGSELEVDNPSRWPDPTEIETVEEPVIVAKILTNEEYVGNILKLVEDKRGRQKNIEYVSETRVMLTYELPLNEIVLDFYDKLKSVSRGYASLDYNLAGTWISPMVKMDILIGGEPVDALSIIVHRDFAYDRGKALVSKMRELIPRQMFEVAIQAAIGAKVIARETVTAIRKNVIAKCYGGDISRKRKLLDKQKEGKKRMKRIGKVDIPQEAFLAVLKVGED
- a CDS encoding RICIN domain-containing protein; this translates as MNFALMIVLALQMVAGGSPSAANSSVVQPQGSHGVRNEQYGLMLRPRDASNKDGEPIVLYPYETWKCMAWKFESAQDGVRLVNYFTSKSFEVQAVGGTSVVAQKPATPEAREKETMHFVAVEAGLYKIEVQGGAGVLTAVDSDGRGDIRVVVQPWKQTAAQKWQLVDLPDHFTA
- a CDS encoding GlsB/YeaQ/YmgE family stress response membrane protein, coding for MMGHGIIMTIIIGFIVGIIAKMIMPGKDPAGFIMTALIGIVGSFLGTFIGRAIGHYGPDQGAGWLMSIFGALILLGIYHLMTRRSSVV